Below is a genomic region from Lutra lutra chromosome 5, mLutLut1.2, whole genome shotgun sequence.
tgagcaaggagcctgatgtgggacttgatcccaggaccttaggatcaagaccagaggcaaaggcaggcacttaactgactgagccacccaggcatcccaaaaaagAGAAGTTCTATGAGCCCAAGAAACTGTGTGTGATGGAAATATGGCCCTGTGATATGGTGGGAAAAGTTTTCTTCTAGCCTTTTCTTATGTacataaataagaagaaattgtGTGCCCTACGGTATGTTTTGAAGTattctttgagaaccactgtaaTGCCCACTGAGGACAAAGTGTCACTCCCATCATCCTGCTTGGTAATTATAGAATCTCAGGtttgcaaaaatatataaagtaatttgGTCTAATTACCCTATATGCTTAAAACACTTTCACAAGATTTCTACTAAGTAGTGATTCAATGTAAGCTTGTACACTTGTATACAAGCTCAAATGTATTACTCGTTTACAACCTGGATCAGCACAATCCTTTAATATTTCCAACTGATAGAAAGTTTTTACTTGGTGAATTGAATCTGTATCTCAGTAACCTTCATTCCCATATGAACTTTTCCTCATTCCATGAATATCCAGtggatatttactgagcatttctAGGAATCAGGCAAGATGCTTGCCTGGTTTGGGGCTGGAATGAAGACACTCAAGTATTTCGAAGGACTCTATTAAAATAGACACTGTCACTTTGTAGGAGTAATATGTTAATCTATTAAAAGACATACTAATGTTTTATCAAgcatgaatataaaaatagagaggTATcactttgtggggaaaaaaaaaagaaaaagaaacaaagctatcACTTTGAAAGCCAAAGGGAGGTCTGCAAAGTGAGCTGGAGactgaggagaggaagaggctcAGCTGGGAGGAACCCTGTGGGAGGAAGGATGGGCACTGAAGCTGGACGCCGGATCCTGCACCCTGGGCCCTGCACTTGCTCATCTACTGAGAAATGTTGAAATGGGCACCAGTGTGAAAAGTTCACAATTTCATCAAAAGTTAACTTGTTGGAAATTATCCTAACAGCTGTATTCTGCTACAGGAgaaggaatattttctttattcatcttttgaTTCCTAGAACTTGATACAGATCTTGGAACCACCATTTGCCTTGGTGTTGGCTTTCAGAATCACTCCTCCCCCGGAATGTAGCAAAATAAAGTATCTTACATACGCATGCAAGTTTTATGTCACGTTACGTATAAATGGCTTcttaatgataaatattttatgccaTGTAAAATAGCGTTtaatctttctcattctttccttgCCATTCTCACAGAGTAGCCTAGTTTTggtttcttcattaaaatattttatgatataaaatttCTGGTTTTTTAGCAGAGATCTTAAGGTTCTATTTCAGTCTATTTACAGCTGGAGAAATAAGGCCCTGAGAAAGTTCTTTACCCAGGAATATGGAGACCTGACTTAGCAGGGGAATAACCCAGGATTTAGTATTAAGACTCTCAGATTGGTTGGTATCCTTTCCTTTGTATCACTGGCTTTTTGACCTCCGAACACCTGCCCATCTCTACCCCCTCTTTTTTATCGAGTTCAGAGGTCAAAGACTGTTTAGTCTGTACTTAGTCTTGAAAGTTTTATAGTATAGaggtgcacgcacacacacacacacacacacgtgtgtgtgtgtgtgtgcatgcgtgtatgtgtatgtatgtatgtgtgtgtgtgtgtgtgtgtgtgtatatatatatatatatatatatatatatatatatatatattccagaaCTCCAGCTCTCTTGAAAAATTAGAAGATCTGGCAGTAATAGACCTGTATTCTCATTCCCTGGGGACACAGTTCCCTCTCAATCACCAACACTCCATTATTTCTCACATGCAGCCTGCTTTACTCATTTACATTATCTTCCTGGCTCCTGTAAGCAGTCCAGATTGTGACCTCTAATCTAGTTAATTTGCAAGCATGCACACAGATGGGTAGAAAGGACTACATAATACAAATCTTCTTCAAATTATGATAGGGTTGTGTCCTGAAATACTcattgtaaattgaaaatatcGTAAGTCAAAAGTGCATTTAATACGCCTAACCTCACGAACATCACAGCTTAGCCTAGTTTACCTTAGCTGTGCTCAGAACACTCACATTAGCCTACGGCTGGGCAAAATCATCtcacacaaagcctattttataataaagtgttaaaTATCTCACATAATTCATTGAATACTGTACCgaaagtaaaaaatagaatagCTGTATGGTTTCAGAAGGATTGTAAGTGTCTGGGTTACTTCTCCTTGTGATGGTGTGGCTGACTGGGAACTGGGactgccactgcccagcatcatgagagagtATGGTGACACATGTCACTGGTTGGGAAAAGaccaaattcaaaatttgaagtacaCTTCCTACTGAATATGTATCATTTTTGTGCCATCCTTAAgttgaaaaatttaaatagaatctTTGTGAATCAGGGACTGTCTGTATTATAGTCCGTACTTTCATGCcagggattctttctttctttctttctttctttctttctttctttctttctttcttttttttttctttttaaagattttacttatttatttgacagacagagatcacaaataagcagagagacaggcagagagagaggaggaagcaggctccctgctgagcagaaagctgaatgctgggctggatcccaggagatcctgggatcatgatctgagctagaggcagaggtttaacccacagagccacccaggtgcccctcatgccAGGGATTCTTAATCTGAGGGACATGGACAGGATCTGAGGAGTTGGAGGACACTTCTGAAAATTTAGGCCTAAGTTTATGCTTatatcaaatttataattttctgataAAACAGTACAAAAATGTCCCAGTtcctcaaagcaatctacaccttGCAAAGATTACAAAATCCCTGCCTGAGGTTTCCATAGTATAATTAATAATAGtactgaataaaatataaaaaatttatagctCTAGGAGAGTCAAATCCATGCAAATATTtagagatttaaatatttttaatacaaacaTTTATATTCCTGAAGAATTTCCCtgttcttttttgttctattttcccaTATGAATGCAGAATTTTGCACAAAGAAGCCTGATGTGACTTCCTTGAATCttgcattcaacaaatactcatgGAGTGCCTGGTCTACAGGATAGGCACTGTTCTAGTGTTGTGGATAGAGCAGTGATTGAAACAGAAGTCTGTGCCTTCCTGACTGCATCCTTATGAGAGAAGACAGAACAAATAAAGCAGAAAACTATATAGCATATTAGAAGGTGGCAAGTACtgtgcataaaaataaaacatgggaaATGGGTGGGTTATACCTGGGCTGGAATGGACAAGACTCAGGTTGTGGTTTTAAACCGAATGGTCTGAGAAGTCCTCACTGAGGACTGAGAAGGTATCATGTGAGCAAAAATTTGAAGGGATGAGAGTGAACCATGTGGGCATGTGGGGGAAGAGTGGCCTAGGtagtggaagcagcccaagcaaAGGAACTGATACAGTGTCTTGCCTGACAGGTTCTAGTAACTCAAGGAAGTCACTATGGCTGGGACAGAATGATCCAGGGGAAGAGGAGtaaaggtgagggagggagagtggtAGGAACAACCTTTTCCTGAATCACAGTAACACATGGAACAGATAGTTGTAATTGTTCACCCAATGAGATCATTTCAAAGTCTACTGAAATGCAGCATCAGCTTTGGGCGGATTCCAACTTGAATTATTAATATACTTAAGGAAATATGCCTTGCTGGGAGAGGCAGTCCAGGGAAGAGAATGGCCTTGCGGGAAGGAGAGCCAGCCTGGGAGGTATGCTTCCAGGAGAGAAATGCATCTGTTCTGAAAGGCACAAGTGCTTTTAGTGCAGATCTGCCTCTTGCTGACTCAAATAATTATGGACTGAAGCAAAAGTTGGGGTTAATGTCATTGATCTTGTTATCTGGAGGTATGTTGGCACTTGGAAGGAGTCGCTGCGACTGACAGATCTTTGCTTAGGGTGTTCCTGTTTATTGAGTGTCTAGAGcaatttgtgttattttaggaGATTTATTCTCTGTACagtaaatttcatgttttatgcCAACACTTCTATAACTGCGCTTTCTGTATTTTACTTCTACTTTTAGGTCGTATTAATTCTATCTTAAAAATTAGGGAtggaacaacaaagaaaagatagTTCCATCATTCCTGAACATGTGAGGAATGTTACCAGTGGTTTGGAAGagagtttttatttgttcaagaggtattttattttattttatttttttaaagattttatttatttatttgacagatagagatcacaagtaggcagagaggcaggcagagagagaaggggaagcaggctccccgctgagcagagagcctgatgcggggctcaatcccaggaccctgggatcatgacctgagtcgaaagcagaggctttaacccgttgagccacccaggcgcccctcaagatgTATTTTAATAGACAATGTGGAATAATGctaacaataaatataaaatatttttaacttattgaggaaAAACAAGGAGGGCCTTCTGTGAAGTTGTCAAAATGATATAATGTCGACCCAAGATTGAAAGCACACAGGGCAGTATTATGTACTTAGAAAAGAGCTTCTATCGTAGCCCTTTAGAGGTCTGGAGAGCTGCTGGGTTCTATCAATGTTTTGAGCAGGGCCAGCCAATGCACAAGGGAGGTCAGGGGTCTGCTTGAGGTCAGACACCCATGGATGGCTCAATCAGGATTAGCCATGGCCGTCTCTGGTTTTCATCCCTTGCTTTGATTACTATTCCATATGGCTTCCTGAAACATGTACACCAACCTTCTGCAACACCCCAGCAAGGTATAAGAACACACTTTCTCACCAACATATTCTTCCTATTATAAATATGCTTAGCttgcaagaaggaaagaaacggTAGATTATTTAAGAGTGGCAAAAGGCTAACGTTTCCTACAAAATTGATTTGGCAATACATCAACCTTTTaaagagaaattgattttttaaaaactttatattaaATTGCAGCCCTCATGATTTTGTTATGCACTATTTATGGGTGGAGTAGGTGATAATGTAAAGAAGCAGGCTGATATATGCTTCCCCATATTCATCTAACTCTAAAATACTCAATATATCTTCAGCATTAAAGAAGAAAAGCccaagcaataaaaaaaaaaaaaaaagccctcacaTTAAGACTTTCCAAAGCTCAAACACATAAGAACAATGAAAGTTAAAGATTCTGTAGAGCCACCATACCTGTCAAGGCCTTCTGCTTCTGAGGCGACAACAATATATCTATTTGGTGATAGTAAGTTTCTTTTGGGTCATTTCCATCTCCTTCAGAATTTGGCTTTGTCGATGCAATCCTTTGGCACTCTGTTGGCTCCTGTTTAAAGCTGGTTAGACCAAGGCTTTTGTCATCTTGGTTGCCATATTGGTCTGCATCATTGATCTGTGTTTTCTCGATAACAAACAGTTTATCTGTAGCACATGCTGTGCAGCTGAACGCAGCAGTGTTCGGAAAATCCATTTGAAAACCGACTTCGTCATGAGTCTCATTTGATAGGTCTTCAAAGTCTCTATGGCATGCACCCTTTACTGCTGGCATTACTTggaatttgtctttttcatcatttcccaGAGAGTTGCGTGAGTCTTCAGGAGTTTTCATTCCCATGGGACAATTGGAGTAAACCATGCCTTCTTTATCGTTTTGAATAATTAATCTTTGCTCTAACGCATCAGTTACTAAGGACATGACTAGCTCTGTTGTGCTGAGAGCTGCTGTCTTTGGATGGCTTGCGTGGGATTTTGCTGGACCCCATTCCACAGTGCTGTGGCTGCTACCGTTGAGGGGACTGCCGGCAGAGAGGCTGCTGAAGGACGCAGGGCTGAGGGTCGGGCACTGTGTACTCTTCATTTCCAACAGTTGCTCTCCTGTTGTACAAGAGTCACTATGTAAGGTGGCTTTGTTAAAGTCTCTGTCAGTCACATCAACATGCTCTTCctcacagttttttaaagattcaacaCAGTGATCAAAGGAAAATGTATCCCCAGGGATTTCTTTAGGTTCTGAATGTCTGGTGGCCCAGGGGGATGGGCCGAACGAGGTGGAAGACCCGAGAGTGTTTTGACTAGAAGGCAAAGATAAAGAGGTTGATTTCTCACAATAATCTGCAAGTGGAATTTTGCTGCCTTTGTAATAAATGCTGGCTGCCTTTTCTCTTACCAGCTGCATGCTCGGAGAAGATGAAGAACATAAGGCAGAGTCTTTGCCACCTTGAGCGGGGAAGGTATCAGTCGTGGCACTtggcaaataatttatttcttctgtactTCGCCTGATACATAAGTCTGATATGATATCTTCTGGCATATCAAAGATGACTTTTGTCTCTCGGTCCACATCCTTGGGATCCTCAAAAGACATTTTCTGTAAGTCCATTTCTCTTAACCCTGTGGTCTTCAGGGTGTCTTGTAAAGTAGGAAGAATGTTTTTGAGAGGAGTCTCAGCCTcagagaagggtttttttttgagagtgctCTGACTAATTTTGAAGTCCTCCTGCTGAGAGATGGCAGATTCTACCTCATGGTGATCTAAAACTGGAGATACTGTATCAGGgttattcttctctctctcaggggTTGAGCACAGAAAATCCACAGCTGTATCGATATTCTTCTCCTTCTGCAAAGCAAACACAATAGGAGGAGAGACAGGCAAATCTTCTGAATTCTGATGCTTGTTTTCAAGCTGCCACTTTTCAGGCTGCCTAATTTTGGATGGTGCAGAAGACCTGGAACATTCCTTAGTAGTGTGATTGGAGgaaatgtttttgtatttagctgttttcccctttcttttaggATGagttatattaattaatatgttCTGTTTCTTACTCATGTATTTAACTTTAATTCCTTTTTCCACAATGCTTACTTTTAGGGAGGGTCTCTCCATTCTGGCAATTTCTTCAGACTTGGATGCCTCCTCAGGTTTTAGTTCTTCTACCAACACATTCCTACATCTGGAAGAGCAGCTTCTAGAAGTGCACCATTTCTGAATGTGTCTGGAAAAGTAATGTTGGCGACATATTGGACATCTCCTTTTTGTTGGGAACTgcatttctgttttacagaaaaaTCTGTTCTTGATTTCTACTTGCATGCTGAAAGCCCCACATTTTACTTCTGTAATGATTTTGCCTTTTGCTGGTTTAAGGGCTTCCACTGTGTCTGGGAAACCCTGCAGGGTAATTTTTCCTGATAATGATTCTTCACAGGCATTAAACATGGCCACTGATAACACTTCGTTTCGTTGGTGAGAAATGGATGGAGGAAGatgatcattttccttctccctacTTACTTTGCTGTCAGGTGAAAGTTGTTTCTTATCTTTAGGAAGGAAAGGGGAATTCTCTTTTCCATTCATAGAAGCAGATGTATGCTCATCTCCATTTCCCTTAGATTTCCCTAAGGCCTTAGTCGGATGAAGCACAGCCTTTGGGGTATCTCCTTTGACTTcctttttaagatcttttatatttttttggtatGCTTGATTAGCAGGTTGAGGTACACctaaagaagaaggggaaaaaaaaaaagaaaaaagaaaaagaagagaaaaaaaaggttttctgtgTCCATTTAGAGACAGATGGGACTCAAACTCTAGAGTACAATTCAGTGCATATTCTTTGTATTTgagtaatattttctttcatttccagtaTATAAAggtattttccataaaaattcttttctgatAAATACCTTAGTTTAAATCAGTTATTTTAGAATATAGATTATTACTTGGTAGCTCTAGGAACTAAGAATGTAATTATGTTTTACTCTAAAGCAGAGACTTCCAAAATGGGTGAAATGAACATTTCAGAacaaatttatacaaataaattttagaagacTTCTTAATAAAGAATAAGTTGCCATGATCAAGTATTTGATCATGGCATTAAAATACTACAATAACACTACTATAATACAGGCTAAATCCAGCTTGATttaatttgaaaagcaaataaagagaCCCAAGTATGGGTTATAGACAGCCTTTTAAATAGGTCCAATAGTTTCCTTTGGATGGGTAGAGGCTTTTTATAGCACAGAGAAGGTGTCCTAGTATTGCCAGATGCTATCACTTACCAGGGCAGAACTAGAGTCTGGATTTATTATATTGTGAAATTTCCTAATTTCTAAAGATtgtctcacattaaaaaaaaaaaaaaaccacaacaaaacccTTTATAGATGGATGCCAATAAATTTAAGGACCAGCTTTGGCCCCAGAACTGCCAGCTTGCAACTTTTACTCTTCCACTTtatagttttagaatattttgctTGAAAACTTTGTGAATCTGAGTATGAGGTAACAGAtcttgtgtaaaaaaaaaacagtggacaAAAGACAAAGATTTCATATGTTTTCAATTACGTCTGAGAGAGTAtttggaaaggagaagagagaagaatgggcAACAAATAGAGACATCATGGAAACCTGTGAACCAGGTctccatgaaaataattttaataagttGATTAAGCTAAAAATTGGAAAAGattacttataatttattttaattattcttaatttaaatatgatttaattgATTAATAAAATATACGTAAGTACAggtaaaatcatattttttataaatatttatataaaggataaataaattctctgtaaccagaaaaagaaaaatatcctacCAAAGTTTGGCTGGAGGTAGCATACAAGTATGGGGTGTAGAGATAGAACTACTTTTTTAGAATCAAGTAAAGAATCATAGGTTTAGGAGTTACTGCTTCCTAACTTGAAGTTCTCAGGTATCCTGGAGTTCCAATTCACCTCTCTGCTAGTCTGAGGGAATGGCTGTTCTCATAGCAAGTACTGAAAGAGTTCCCAGCAGGCTTGCTTACAACCTGAGAGCTGTAGTATAGAAATCGTGGGAGATAAGACATGGAAACATATCTCTCTAAAACCCATTTACAATATAGCATGAATGTACTTTATATACTGGTGGACTGCTTTCTAAGACTATAGGTTACAGTTTATCCTTAAAATAACACCCTCATGCCAAGAACGGTTCAGTTTATAGACTTttcaatttcataattttatagtttatagCCTATTTCAACTGACTATACTTCAGTTTCTACAACTAGCAACATAGAACTGAAATAGTTATACAATAATCCATTAATAATAGATTCTACGAACAGGGGtcttaataattatttcttatttaataagttaatatttctgttttaaatttttattatttgcaatatgtacatatataccaaACTTCTAAATTGTTTCATAACATTTATATagatttatcttctttcttttataggCATTCTGtggtaaaaaaacaaagtacTTAGCTGGGTAGTTCATTTTATACATACTTATAAAACCAATGAATTAGACTTACATACTGTGGGATtcaagattttccattttttacagacttttcttctttcctttctcattttgggGAGCTGAGCATCTTCAGTTTTCACTGTCCTTTGAAagcataaaatttgaaattattttgcccTCAGAATACTAATTTAACTCATTTGCTCACTTAATAATATAGTATCTTTCTCTGGTATCCAATAGTGCTCTCCTCTGAATACGTTGTGTTATCCTAATTAtatcttcctttcctatttaATTCTACCCCAACTATTTAAGTTCATTATTATATCCCATGTGAATGCTCAAACATGTGTTTTTTCATATGTATAGACATTTAGGATGCAAGTTATAAAATCATATTCTGTTTAACtgatgatttttatattctaacttttcttagcataatagaaatatgatttttgtGGGTTGACATACATTTATTATCATCAAATTTATAGCCCTGCCAAATTGAgggggggcagggtgagggggagATGGTTTGCCTCTATTACATTATCACCATAAACactatgtttaaatattttaggattggATATGTACTCTTTAGTCTCGTAGAGGATAAAATTAATTCTGTAGTTTTATTGCAAAACAAATGGTTATTTTCCTTGTTGATGATGTCTTAACTGATAAAAAGTATTGGGAAAATTATTTGGGGGAGATGCAGCCTCCTAACTTCCTCAGATCACCTCCGTAGGCACCTGCCTGTGCTTAGAGCTATGCCAGATTCAATTGCTTTCCTTTTAGAGGATTAAACTGtgcaaagaggcaaagagaaatagCTTCACTCTGAAGCAATTGTTTTGGGTGTATTTAGGTAGACTCTGCCTTTAGATACCTCAGCAGAGCAGCTCAACTTTTATCTGTTTTACACAAAACTCAAATAAAATGGGGCTGTTTTGTGGTCAGTTTTggcaaaaatttatttaaattcttcttaaCTTCTCTCTGTCCTCAAAAATCCCCTAAATCATGGTATGTGATgatttcaaatgcttttcctccATAAACTCTCAAAATCTCAACTTTctgaaaaatctttttccttaGGCAACCTGTTTTATATGGAATAATTGACACTCTTTTGGTGTCTTCCAATTATCCTTTCTATTCTTTCCCCCAATAGGCACAATTAAGTTCCGATGGCTGACTAAGCAAGCAATAATCCTTTCTTTTTAGAAGGCCAATATGGGGGTTGGGTTGGGGAGAGGATTACAAACACATaattaatatctttcttttttttttttttaattcccatctTAAACATAAAAGGTTTTCTAATTTAAGAAGTGCTTCAAAAATGCTTGACTAGGTTATCGATTATTTCTCTGTGTAGTTTGAATAGCAAAATGTAGGGGGCTCCTCTGTGTTTAGTAGAGAGTACTCTGGGCTTTGACTCAGAAGGTCTAGGCTGTGTTCTGGCTCTGCTGCTTATTCACGGCAGGTCATGCAGTTTCTGTGAGGCTGTTTCCTTTGACTCTGAGACAGAAATGTGACAATTTTCACCTTCCAGAGTGGTTCTGAAGAAACAACTGAAAATGTGTGATAAATAGTTCCAGTCAAATGGCATCTATCATTCTTAACCTTATGTAGGTCAAGGTATCTACATATCTGTTAGACATACACATTAGTGCTGAGCAGTGCCTGACATGCGGAAAATATCCATCACATCAGAGCTGCAATGAAAGCTTAGGTAAAGCTGATCCAACCTTCAACTCTTTTTGAGTGAGAATTTCTAAATGAAGTGTTCAAGATCATCCCATTCAAAAGTCTCATTTTGTTCAGGAAAAACGGATACCCAGAGAGTCCCTGCTTCCTTTATCACACTAACAGTGGTAAATTCAGGACTAGAACCCAGGCTATTAGGAATTGGGCTAACTCTCTCTTTGAGCAGACCAGCAGAGTATAGAGTCCTGAGATTGCTTCTGATCATACAgagcaaattttatattttttttgcaCTTAGGGTCAGAAAGAGCATGACAACTTTGATCCAGGAAATTGAATATACCATTGAACATTGAGTATGTATGTAATATGtagcacagtacctgacacatCATGGGCACCTAATAAATATGTATGACTAAGTGAATTAGATAGCTCAATCTGcatctaattatatttttaataatgtacCCTCTTGTGTTTCTAAAAGTAGTCTTTCttattactatatattaatttGTTGATTGTTAATAAAGgcctatttttatttgattttttaaaaaaacattttatttattcattttgacagacacagagagatcacaagtgcagagaggcaggcagagagagagaagcaggctcctgctgagcagagagcctgatgctgggctccatcccaggacccagagatcatgactgagccgaaggcagaggctcaaccactgagtcagccaggtgccccaataaaggtctatttttaaacaaatacactGCTGATCTTTTCCCCCATTAGTTATCTCTCTTGCTCTGTACTGCTTGCTGTAAGAGGTACCCAAATCAATGGTAGTGCCTAGAAAAATTGGTGTAAGTCTCATGAGCAGTCTCTCATGGGTGCTACAAATTCtagtttacttgtttatttaaaCAGAAGCAAAGATTTCCCCCATTTGCCTGCTAAACAGGGCGTGGCTACAGGGACATTGTCTTAACTGACCATGAGCAAAATGAGGAGTGGAAGGTGTTCCTTAGCGTCCCAGTctactgtttctttgtttcttgtggGGACCCTCTTCTTTCTAGTCAAATCACTGtattctctcccctgcctcttcccttctttcacaAAGAGCCTAATAAATTTATTCATAGAGACAGTGCTTGCTTAGGACACCAGAAAGCAGGGGGCACcaaagttttaaaagattaaagaattcggcatttgatatttcaaaaaatttcagaGCAGTCATCACTGGGGAAATCAGAATATTGTTAGATTTCCTTCCACATGCtgtagaatttttaatttcacatcAATATCATAATCGTTTCAAAGCTTTCCTACAGTGATTTAGTGGTATTTGCATActgggcatttgggtggctcatttgattaagtGCTTgacttgatttccactcaggtcatgatcttgcagtcatgagtttgagcctggCCTCAGCTCCtccgctgggcatggagcctgcttaagattctctctccctctccctgagttcctctgcctgccacatgcacacatgcagacATGCAAGCTTCTtctcgggggaaaaaaaaaattattttgcaggGGTCCttcatggctcagtgggttaagcatctgcctttggctcaggtcaggatcctggggtcctgggatctagccctgcatcaggcctcctgctcatcagggagtctgcttctccttctccttggctactctcccctccttctgcttgttctctctccctcaaataaattaaaaaaaatttttttttcatatttcctatCTCTAAAACAAGTATttcacactttctcttttttccacccTCTTAACCCTGCCCTTCTTCCCACTCTCCATGATGATGTGGACATATGATCAGAGGAAATAGAAGCTGAGTGAAATTCTTTGTTTCCCAGTACCAAAGCTGTGAACTTCTTTGTGTCATTTGTATCATATACAATCAAATCTCTCTTATTTGGAAGATGGAATGGTCCCTAGGACCATTGTCCTACAATTATTCCTCTCCTCTCATGTAGTGTCAATTTCTGTCTTCTGTAGCATCATTCTC
It encodes:
- the LOC125100366 gene encoding uncharacterized protein LOC125100366, producing the protein MKALPRTVKTEDAQLPKMRKERRKVCKKWKILNPTVCVPQPANQAYQKNIKDLKKEVKGDTPKAVLHPTKALGKSKGNGDEHTSASMNGKENSPFLPKDKKQLSPDSKVSREKENDHLPPSISHQRNEVLSVAMFNACEESLSGKITLQGFPDTVEALKPAKGKIITEVKCGAFSMQVEIKNRFFCKTEMQFPTKRRCPICRQHYFSRHIQKWCTSRSCSSRCRNVLVEELKPEEASKSEEIARMERPSLKVSIVEKGIKVKYMSKKQNILINITHPKRKGKTAKYKNISSNHTTKECSRSSAPSKIRQPEKWQLENKHQNSEDLPVSPPIVFALQKEKNIDTAVDFLCSTPEREKNNPDTVSPVLDHHEVESAISQQEDFKISQSTLKKKPFSEAETPLKNILPTLQDTLKTTGLREMDLQKMSFEDPKDVDRETKVIFDMPEDIISDLCIRRSTEEINYLPSATTDTFPAQGGKDSALCSSSSPSMQLVREKAASIYYKGSKIPLADYCEKSTSLSLPSSQNTLGSSTSFGPSPWATRHSEPKEIPGDTFSFDHCVESLKNCEEEHVDVTDRDFNKATLHSDSCTTGEQLLEMKSTQCPTLSPASFSSLSAGSPLNGSSHSTVEWGPAKSHASHPKTAALSTTELVMSLVTDALEQRLIIQNDKEGMVYSNCPMGMKTPEDSRNSLGNDEKDKFQVMPAVKGACHRDFEDLSNETHDEVGFQMDFPNTAAFSCTACATDKLFVIEKTQINDADQYGNQDDKSLGLTSFKQEPTECQRIASTKPNSEGDGNDPKETYYHQIDILLSPQKQKALTDWNLEINSLRKLSQELAPRGTRVSDGSQEEAIDQWARRRQQFKDSKRCSSAGGSSFTSNITEGSITSEDGCSVDLGFRVDLEEKGFYTENFHSAAWVFRGDDGNPEDSPRCLSKKPRPVAVRERTVRLFKGTGDYPWGFRIQFSKPIVVTEVDANSAAEEAGLQMGDVVLAVNGTEVTSVEHAEAVHLARKGPDILTLVVGSDISRCPNTPRPTCRGYLHKRTHSGFVKGWRKRWFVLKHDGCLHYYRHKKDEEKCSPLEIIKLEGAEVGMDSSLGKPFVFNCMPQSGNRTFCFCATSNQEMKRWLQAMDKATHPVRQTHVWEDVTLHNSSLPPLAIKNPECLGLLHQSDGSTDRWVQHYCILKDGCLYFYASIRSTQASGGLYLQGYKVNEQTLSFKQSVIELEPPSEEFKTFYFCAENKTENQRWITALKASIKKWLPLHQAIQDLMNRPLEETRM